From Alosa sapidissima isolate fAloSap1 chromosome 2, fAloSap1.pri, whole genome shotgun sequence, one genomic window encodes:
- the LOC121696893 gene encoding histamine N-methyltransferase-like isoform X2: MQKSWSHLVGKTGEMDSHMLGILQSRFPKTPISAHIVEPSIALIENFKASVAKASNLQKIKFTWNALSCAEYEKQVKDTKDTNRFDFMNMIQMLYYMDDYVAVIKFFHSLLREKGRLMIIHEAAGSGWGSLWSTFTNDLCTKSVTKYISDADIKGELDKLGLKYEEHSIPNTMDITECFVEGSKVGAMLLDFMTDQDSFEKAFSPEMKAKILDMLRNKCCTEKNERLLFDCSLTCLLIHA; this comes from the exons atgcagaaatcatgGAGTCATctggtgggaaagacag GTGAAATGGACTCTCACATGCTTGGTATCCTGCAGTCCAGGTTTCCCAAGACTCCAATCAGCGCTCACATTGTGGAACCAAGCATTGCACTCATTGAAAACTTTAAAG CTTCAGTGGCTAAGGCCTCCAACCTCCAAAAGATTAAATTCACCTGGAATGCTTTATCATGCGCTGAATATGAGAAACAAGTTAAAGACACCAAAGACACAAACAGATTTGACTTCATGAACATGATTCAG ATGCTATACTACATGGATGATTATGTTGCTGTCATCAAGTTTTTCCACAGCCTgttgagagagaagggaagactCATGATCATTCATGAAGCAG CTGGCAGCGGTTGGGGTTCTCTATGGAGTACCTTCACAAATGATCTCTGCACAAAGTCTGTCACCAAGTACATTTCTGACGCTGACATCAAAGGCGAGCTAGACAAGCTGGGTCTGAAGTATGAGGAGCACAGCATCCCCAACACCATGGACATCACCGAGTGCTTCGTCGAGGGCAGTAAAGTGGGAGCGATGCTGCTGGACTTCATGACTGACCAGGATAGCTTTGAAAAGGCCTTCAGCCCAGAGATGAAAGCAAAGATTCTGGATATGCTCCGCAACAAGTGCTGCACAGAGAAGAACGAGCGTCTGCTGTTCGACTGCAGCCTGACCTGTTTGCTCATACATGCTTAA